In Gymnogyps californianus isolate 813 chromosome 1, ASM1813914v2, whole genome shotgun sequence, the following are encoded in one genomic region:
- the MOGAT2 gene encoding LOW QUALITY PROTEIN: 2-acylglycerol O-acyltransferase 2 (The sequence of the model RefSeq protein was modified relative to this genomic sequence to represent the inferred CDS: inserted 1 base in 1 codon) yields MKVEFAPLSVPLQRRLQTASVVQWVFSFLGLAQCCTAAFIALFFTRFWLVSALYAAWWFIDREKPSKGGRRIHTIRNSVIWRYMRDYFPITLVKTAELDPRQNYLMGFHPHGVLAAGAFLNFCTEASGFSTLFPGITPHLMMLSLWFRIPFFRDYLMSGGLVSSNKESASYVLQKPEGGNMLAIIVGGAQEALDARPGSCTLLLKNRKGFVRLAIEHGTPLVPIFSXGENDLFEQVRNPKGSWLRQLQHRLQQIMGISLPLFHARGIFQYSFGLVPYRRPICTVVGKPIPVQRKHRPSKEEVDQVHQKYLNELCKLFEEHKAKYNIPEDRHLEFI; encoded by the exons CACAGTGCTGCACAGCTGCCTTCATCGCCCTCTTCTTCACGCGTTTTTGGCTGGTCAGTGCCCTCTACGCCGCATGGTGGTTCATAGACAGGGAAAAACCCAGCAAGGGTGGGAGGCGGATCCACACCATCCGAAACAGCGTCATCTGGAGGTACATGAGGGACTATTTCCCCATCACG CTGGTGAAGACAGCGGAGCTGGACCCTAGGCAGAACTACCTGATGGGATTTCATCCCCACGGGGtcctggcagcaggagcctTTCTCAATTTCTGCACAGAGGCATCGGGCTTTTCCACGCTCTTCCCGGGCATCACCCCACACCTGATGATGCTCTCCTTGTGGTTTCGCATCCCATTCTTCAGGGACTACCTGATGAGCGGAG GCCTTGTCTCCTCCAACAAGGAGAGCGCGTCCTACGTGCTGCAGAAGCCAGAGGGTGGGAACATGCTGGCCATCATCGTCGGCGGGGCGCAGGAGGCACTGGACGCCCGGCCGGGATCCTGCACCTTGCTGCTGAAGAATAGGAAGGGATTTGTCCGCCTGGCCATCGAGCACGG CACCCCGCTGGTCCCCATCTTTT TTGGGGAGAATGACCTCTTCGAGCAGGTGAGAAACCCCAAGGGCTCCTGGCTGCGGCAGCTCCAGCACCGGCTCCAGCAGATCATGGgcatctcccttcccctcttccacGCGCGAGGCATCTTCCAGTACAGCTTCGGGTTGGTACCATACCGGCGGCCCATCTGTACCGTGG TTGGGAAGCCAATTCCAGTGCAGAGGAAGCACAGACCCTCCAAGGAAGAGGTTGATCAAGTCCATCAGAAATACCTAAACGAATTGTGCAAGCTCTTCGAGGAGCACAAAGCTAAATATAACATCCCAGAAGACAGACACCTGGAATTTATATAG